One genomic window of Bacteroidales bacterium includes the following:
- a CDS encoding class I SAM-dependent methyltransferase, with translation MSNNDLKYNHTEVKEIYEKRYSNFTSLPAYYLEERKYKRIFNNIFTNFKVDIKKFPNYIDIGCGLGIKTYILSEYFEKSTGIDFSENAINIAKLLNAKPNVEFEVADVKNISSSENKFDFITAFGLSVLNVKDVEQIKNEILNIINLYAKKESYIVVSSSTDFSGSVPAGWYYHSRKGLKQLVDSINSIENLTCKIYFNHCDFKNYFLHGFETFAIELYRLLFSRKRDYYLVVRVKQLS, from the coding sequence ATGAGCAACAACGACTTAAAATATAATCACACAGAAGTTAAAGAAATATACGAAAAGCGATATTCAAACTTCACTTCTTTGCCTGCATATTATCTTGAAGAAAGAAAATACAAAAGAATTTTCAATAATATTTTTACAAATTTTAAAGTTGATATTAAAAAGTTTCCAAACTATATTGACATAGGTTGTGGCTTGGGAATTAAAACGTATATATTATCCGAATATTTTGAAAAATCTACAGGTATTGATTTTTCAGAAAATGCAATAAATATTGCAAAGCTTTTAAACGCCAAGCCAAATGTTGAATTTGAAGTTGCAGATGTTAAAAATATTTCTTCCTCTGAAAATAAATTTGATTTTATAACTGCTTTTGGATTGTCGGTTCTTAATGTTAAAGATGTTGAACAAATTAAAAATGAAATTCTGAATATTATAAATCTTTATGCAAAAAAGGAAAGTTATATTGTTGTATCTTCATCTACCGATTTTTCGGGAAGCGTACCAGCCGGTTGGTATTACCACTCCAGAAAAGGTTTGAAACAATTAGTTGATTCAATAAATAGCATCGAAAATTTAACCTGTAAAATATATTTTAATCACTGCGATTTTAAAAATTATTTCCTACACGGATTTGAAACTTTTGCAATAGAACTTTATAGATTATTGTTTTCAAGGAAAAGGGATTATTATTTGGTGGTGAGGGTTAAACAATTGTCTTGA
- a CDS encoding oligosaccharide flippase family protein — translation MGIVQRDSIKITVLSYIGATIGYFNKILLFTNFLTTEQVGLANIIIPMATIIAQLSALGMNSTTLRFFPFFKTKDKKHNGYLFWAVTVITFGFIIFATLFLLFKNPIINYYQKNSPLISEYYLYLIPLAFAILFFNLFDNYLRSLFKNVVPVFAYEILLRVFVSVSIVLFALKIVDFHQFFIIYLLANSLPTFILLIYIIFLKQFYFKPIVSSILKRLLKIIFVYSLFSFVNTISYQFLTIVDSLMVAGMINLKATGIYTTVLFITSVMMIPYKAIAKVSAPIISESWKKRDMKTMADVYKKTSSVNLVTGGFVFILLWVNFNNILSLIPSEYESGKYVFLILGFAKMCDMYTGVNGTILFTSRNYRWDLLFTVVLIFLTIFLNKLLIPIYGMEGAAIASLLTIFTYNALRVIFIQLKFKIHPLNFKHLLVLIICICVSLISGEINYMGNLIVDVIVRSLICTVIFVIPVYYLKVSEDINSFIIIFLSKIKLKIKK, via the coding sequence ATGGGAATTGTTCAGAGAGATAGTATTAAGATAACGGTACTTTCGTACATTGGTGCGACAATAGGTTATTTCAACAAAATCCTGCTGTTTACAAATTTCCTTACAACCGAACAGGTAGGTCTGGCAAATATTATTATTCCGATGGCTACTATCATTGCGCAACTTTCTGCACTCGGAATGAATAGTACAACACTGCGGTTTTTTCCTTTTTTCAAAACAAAAGATAAAAAACATAATGGTTATTTGTTTTGGGCGGTTACTGTTATTACTTTCGGATTTATAATATTTGCAACGTTATTCCTTCTATTTAAAAATCCTATTATAAATTATTATCAGAAAAATTCTCCGCTTATTTCCGAATATTATCTTTATTTAATTCCCTTGGCATTTGCAATTTTATTTTTCAATCTTTTTGATAATTATCTGAGGTCGTTATTTAAAAATGTTGTTCCTGTATTTGCTTACGAGATATTGCTTAGAGTATTCGTTTCGGTTTCGATAGTGTTGTTTGCATTGAAAATCGTTGACTTCCACCAATTTTTCATAATTTATCTTTTAGCAAACTCTTTGCCGACATTTATTCTTTTGATTTATATAATTTTCCTGAAACAATTTTACTTTAAGCCAATAGTTTCATCGATTTTAAAAAGATTACTGAAAATAATTTTTGTTTACAGTTTATTTTCATTTGTAAACACAATAAGTTATCAGTTTCTCACAATTGTTGATTCGCTTATGGTTGCAGGGATGATAAATCTTAAAGCAACAGGAATATATACAACGGTGCTTTTCATAACAAGTGTAATGATGATACCTTATAAAGCAATTGCAAAAGTATCTGCTCCTATTATTTCCGAATCGTGGAAAAAAAGAGATATGAAAACGATGGCAGATGTTTACAAAAAAACTTCTTCGGTAAATCTTGTAACCGGCGGATTTGTTTTTATTTTATTGTGGGTTAATTTTAATAATATTTTATCTCTTATCCCTTCCGAATATGAAAGCGGAAAATATGTTTTCCTAATTTTAGGATTTGCGAAAATGTGTGATATGTACACCGGAGTGAACGGAACAATTTTATTTACTTCCAGAAATTATCGTTGGGACTTGTTGTTTACTGTAGTTTTAATTTTTCTTACAATATTTTTAAACAAACTTCTTATTCCTATTTATGGCATGGAAGGTGCTGCTATTGCAAGTTTACTTACAATTTTCACTTATAATGCTTTGAGAGTTATTTTTATTCAATTGAAATTCAAAATACATCCTCTTAATTTCAAACATCTTTTGGTTTTAATAATTTGCATTTGTGTTTCATTAATTTCGGGTGAAATAAATTATATGGGAAATCTTATAGTTGATGTAATAGTACGCTCGCTGATATGTACTGTTATTTTTGTTATTCCTGTTTATTATCTGAAAGTGTCGGAAGATATAAATTCTTTTATAATTATTTTTTTAAGTAAGATAAAATTGAAAATTAAAAAATAA
- a CDS encoding YihY/virulence factor BrkB family protein, translating into MNLKDKIKSTFPVSLIIELLKKIKISGTKNISLYDVFIVFFDGLKNGDINTRASSISFNLFLGIFPAIIFLFTLVPYIPIENFRPQLMELLKSIIPTETYEVAKTTIEDIISQPRGGLLSLGFVFALFVSSNGIKAMIEGFNQSYHTAETRSGFKTRIIAMLLVIILSVLVFIGITLIIFTAVTFEYINKFDFFKGNYIFYLIIIAKWLIIVMLCYFSTSFIYYLGPAKKIKWKRISIGSLFVTVLMVLTYIGFNFYINNFAKYNALYGSIGTLIIMLLWVYINSLVLLIGYELNVSIYRAMNPLVKTD; encoded by the coding sequence ATGAACTTAAAAGACAAAATCAAAAGTACATTTCCTGTTTCACTCATTATTGAACTGCTGAAAAAAATAAAAATTTCAGGAACAAAAAACATTTCCTTATATGATGTATTTATTGTATTTTTTGATGGATTAAAGAATGGTGACATAAATACCAGAGCTTCTTCGATATCATTTAATTTATTTTTAGGCATTTTTCCTGCAATAATTTTTTTATTTACACTTGTACCATATATCCCGATAGAAAATTTCCGACCGCAATTAATGGAATTATTAAAATCTATTATCCCTACAGAAACATACGAGGTTGCTAAAACTACTATTGAAGACATAATAAGCCAACCCAGAGGAGGGCTTTTATCTTTAGGTTTTGTATTTGCATTGTTTGTTTCTTCAAATGGTATTAAAGCCATGATTGAAGGGTTTAACCAGAGCTATCATACAGCCGAAACAAGGTCGGGCTTTAAAACTCGAATAATTGCAATGTTGCTTGTGATAATTTTATCGGTTCTGGTTTTTATTGGCATCACTCTGATAATATTTACAGCCGTGACTTTTGAATATATAAACAAATTTGATTTTTTTAAAGGAAATTATATTTTTTATCTTATAATAATTGCAAAATGGCTGATAATTGTGATGCTTTGTTATTTTTCAACTTCATTTATATATTATCTTGGTCCTGCTAAAAAAATAAAATGGAAAAGAATTTCAATAGGTTCTTTGTTTGTAACCGTTTTAATGGTTTTAACTTATATCGGCTTTAATTTTTATATAAATAATTTTGCCAAATACAATGCGTTATACGGTTCAATCGGGACATTAATAATTATGCTTCTTTGGGTTTATATTAATTCACTTGTATTACTTATCGGCTATGAATTAAATGTCAGCATTTACAGAGCTATGAATCCACTTGTCAAAACTGATTAA
- the nadC gene encoding carboxylating nicotinate-nucleotide diphosphorylase — protein sequence MSIRKFIAAALKEDIGDGDHTSIACIPQKAKGKAQLLVKEPCIVAGVELAKKILKYTDKKIKINIIKKDGSLVKAGNAVFVVEGNSRNILKTERLILNCMQRMSGIATYTFKINELLYGLKTKILDTRKTTPNFRMPEKWAVRIGGGINHRVGLYDMILIKDNHIDFAGGVEKAITAVNGYLKKNKKNLKIEIEVRNFNELNEVLNTGKVDRIMLDNFSVINLKKAIKLISGRYETEASGGITEKNIRKIAETGVDFISIGALTYNAKSIDMSLKAIK from the coding sequence ATGAGTATCAGAAAATTTATTGCCGCTGCCTTAAAAGAAGATATCGGTGACGGCGACCATACTTCTATTGCCTGCATACCGCAAAAAGCAAAAGGTAAAGCACAACTGCTTGTAAAAGAACCATGCATTGTTGCAGGAGTTGAACTGGCAAAAAAAATATTAAAATATACCGATAAAAAAATAAAAATTAATATTATTAAAAAAGATGGTTCATTGGTTAAAGCCGGTAATGCGGTTTTTGTTGTTGAAGGAAATTCGCGCAATATACTTAAAACTGAGCGATTGATTTTAAACTGCATGCAACGCATGAGCGGAATTGCAACTTACACTTTTAAAATTAATGAACTGCTTTACGGCTTGAAAACAAAAATTCTTGATACAAGAAAAACCACTCCCAACTTCAGAATGCCCGAAAAATGGGCTGTAAGAATTGGCGGAGGAATTAATCATAGAGTGGGACTTTATGACATGATACTTATAAAAGATAATCATATTGATTTTGCCGGTGGTGTGGAAAAAGCAATTACAGCCGTAAACGGCTATCTAAAAAAAAATAAGAAGAATCTTAAAATTGAGATTGAAGTCAGGAATTTTAATGAACTAAATGAAGTTTTAAATACCGGCAAAGTTGACAGAATAATGCTTGACAATTTTTCAGTTATTAATTTAAAAAAAGCAATAAAACTTATTAGCGGAAGATATGAAACCGAAGCATCGGGAGGCATAACTGAAAAAAACATAAGGAAAATTGCAGAAACAGGAGTTGATTTTATTTCAATCGGAGCTTTGACCTATAATGCTAAAAGTATTGATATGAGCTTAAAAGCTATAAAATAA
- a CDS encoding DUF4783 domain-containing protein encodes MKKITIILFLSLVSFLGFSFFASVQDATDDITKAINSGNSKELAKFFNTTIDLTLPGYEDTYSKAQAEIIVKEFFTKNTPKSFTVIHKGLSKDNSPYIIGKLETSKNSFRVTYLLRKVSDKFLIHQLRFEPKVE; translated from the coding sequence ATGAAAAAAATTACAATAATATTATTTCTTTCATTAGTATCATTTCTTGGCTTTAGCTTTTTTGCAAGTGTTCAGGATGCTACTGATGATATTACCAAAGCAATAAACTCAGGCAATTCCAAAGAACTTGCAAAATTTTTCAATACCACCATCGACCTTACTCTGCCCGGTTATGAAGATACTTACAGCAAAGCTCAGGCAGAAATAATTGTTAAGGAATTTTTTACAAAAAACACTCCAAAAAGTTTTACTGTTATACATAAAGGTTTGTCAAAAGATAATTCACCATACATAATCGGTAAACTCGAAACAAGTAAAAATAGTTTCCGTGTTACGTATCTTTTAAGAAAAGTTTCCGACAAATTTTTAATACATCAATTACGCTTTGAGCCAAAAGTAGAATAA
- the nifJ gene encoding pyruvate:ferredoxin (flavodoxin) oxidoreductase — protein sequence MEDKKKFITCDGNYAAAHIAYMFSEVAAIYPITPSSNMAENIDEWAAAGRKNIFGETVKVIEMQSEAGAAGAVHGSLQAGALTSTFTASQGLLLMIPNMFKISGELLPGVFHVSARSVAIQALSIFGDHSDVMSTRQTGVALLATGSVQEIMDISAIAHLAAIKSRVPFLHFFDGFRTSHEIQKVEYPETQDMAKLLDYKALQEFRDRALSPEHPVTRGTAQNPDIYFQAREACNKFYDAVPDIVEGYMKEITKMTGREYHPFTYYGAPDAENIVIAMGSITETTKEVIDYLRTKGEKIGLISVHLYRPFSEKYFFNVLPKSVKRICVLDRTKEAGANGEPLYLDIRNAFYEKQNKPLIIGGRYGLSSKDTTPAMIVSVFDNLKQKEPKNQFTVGIVDDVTFTSLPLLPEISVTQKGTYEAKFYGLGADGTVGANKNSIKIIGNSTDKYAQAYFAYDSKKSGGITVSHLRFGDKPIRAPYLVGTPDFVACHVPSYLNKYDMLKGLKKGGSFLFNSIWDVEETKKRLPDQMKKYLAENEIKFYTINATKIAEEIGLGNRTNTIMQTAFFKVSNVIPFDVAIKEMKKAIEKTYGRKGEEIVKMNFASVDKGADVTEIKVPAEWKNIEVKKQKDDRDIPDYIKNVVDVINAQRGDDLPVSTFVGAEDGTFPAGTTRFEKRGIAINIPEWQPDKCIQCNQCAFVCPHAVIRPFLLNEQELKNAPAGTVTLKGIPKDLSEYQFRIQVSALDCTGCGNCVDTCPSKEKALIMKPLGTQMEEVKRWEYFEKNVTYKDTIVPKSQSVKNSQFAQPLFEFSGACAGCGETPYPKLITQLFGDRMIVANATGCSSIYGGTAPCTPYSFNKEGKGVAWANSLFEDNAEFGLGIALGNRKIRERIERLMNEAMDSNISPETKQAFKEWLDTKLDGDKSKVASAKVLALLQKESSPLAKQILDLKQYLVKKSVWAFGGDGWAYDIGYGGLDHVIASGEDINLLVLDTEVYSNTGGQASKSTPIAAVAKFAASGKTIRKKDLGMMGVSYGYVYVAQVCSGASQNQYLKAIREAEAFPGPSLIIAYSPCINHGLRAGMSKSQEQGNQAVESGYWHLYRYNPLLEKEGKNPFQLDSKEPKWENFQNFLNSEVRFTSLKKMFPKEAEELFKAAAAAAKWRFNVYKKMASSSELISAK from the coding sequence ATGGAAGACAAAAAAAAATTCATTACATGTGACGGGAACTATGCTGCTGCTCATATTGCATATATGTTCAGTGAAGTAGCTGCAATTTATCCTATCACTCCCTCATCGAACATGGCTGAAAATATTGATGAATGGGCTGCTGCAGGCAGAAAAAATATTTTCGGAGAAACCGTAAAAGTTATTGAAATGCAATCGGAAGCCGGAGCTGCTGGCGCAGTTCATGGTTCATTACAAGCCGGTGCATTAACTTCAACATTCACCGCTTCACAGGGTTTATTACTGATGATACCAAATATGTTCAAAATATCTGGGGAATTATTGCCAGGTGTTTTTCATGTTTCTGCAAGAAGTGTTGCTATTCAAGCGTTATCAATATTCGGCGACCATTCCGATGTTATGAGTACACGACAAACCGGAGTCGCATTGCTTGCTACAGGTAGCGTTCAGGAAATAATGGACATATCCGCTATTGCACATCTCGCTGCAATTAAATCGCGGGTTCCTTTTCTGCACTTTTTCGATGGCTTCAGAACATCTCATGAAATCCAGAAAGTTGAATATCCCGAAACACAGGATATGGCTAAATTACTTGATTATAAAGCCCTGCAGGAATTCAGAGACCGAGCTTTAAGTCCCGAACATCCCGTTACAAGAGGAACGGCACAAAATCCCGACATTTATTTTCAGGCACGCGAAGCATGTAACAAATTTTACGATGCAGTTCCCGATATAGTTGAAGGATACATGAAAGAAATTACAAAAATGACAGGCAGAGAATATCATCCGTTCACTTATTATGGTGCTCCTGATGCCGAAAATATTGTAATTGCAATGGGTTCAATTACCGAAACCACAAAAGAAGTTATTGATTATTTGAGAACCAAGGGAGAAAAAATAGGATTAATTTCTGTTCATTTATATCGTCCTTTCTCTGAAAAATATTTCTTTAATGTTCTTCCTAAATCAGTAAAGAGAATTTGTGTGCTTGACAGAACTAAAGAAGCAGGCGCAAACGGAGAACCTTTATATCTTGATATAAGAAATGCATTTTATGAAAAACAAAATAAACCGTTGATAATTGGCGGCAGATATGGATTAAGTTCCAAAGATACCACTCCTGCAATGATTGTGAGCGTATTCGATAACCTTAAACAAAAAGAACCTAAAAATCAATTTACAGTTGGTATTGTTGATGATGTTACGTTTACATCACTTCCTTTATTACCCGAAATAAGTGTTACACAAAAAGGAACTTATGAAGCAAAATTCTATGGTTTAGGTGCCGATGGTACTGTTGGTGCAAATAAAAATTCAATTAAAATTATAGGTAATTCAACCGATAAATATGCTCAGGCATATTTTGCTTATGATTCAAAAAAATCAGGTGGCATAACTGTTTCTCACTTACGATTTGGCGACAAACCTATCAGAGCGCCTTATCTTGTTGGAACTCCCGATTTTGTTGCATGTCACGTTCCTTCATATCTCAATAAATATGATATGTTAAAAGGTTTGAAAAAAGGTGGTTCTTTCCTTTTCAATAGTATTTGGGATGTTGAAGAAACAAAGAAACGACTTCCCGACCAGATGAAGAAATATCTGGCAGAAAACGAAATAAAATTTTATACAATAAATGCCACAAAAATTGCCGAAGAAATTGGTCTTGGCAACAGAACAAATACCATAATGCAAACAGCATTTTTCAAAGTTTCAAATGTAATTCCATTTGACGTTGCAATTAAGGAAATGAAAAAAGCAATTGAAAAAACTTATGGCAGAAAAGGTGAAGAAATCGTAAAAATGAATTTTGCTTCAGTTGATAAAGGTGCAGATGTAACAGAAATAAAAGTTCCTGCTGAATGGAAAAATATTGAAGTAAAAAAACAAAAAGACGATAGAGATATTCCTGATTATATTAAAAATGTTGTTGATGTTATTAACGCTCAAAGAGGAGATGATTTGCCTGTTAGTACATTCGTTGGTGCAGAAGACGGAACTTTCCCTGCAGGTACAACAAGATTTGAAAAAAGAGGAATTGCAATTAACATTCCTGAATGGCAACCTGATAAATGTATTCAATGTAATCAATGTGCTTTTGTTTGCCCTCACGCTGTTATTCGCCCGTTTTTATTGAATGAACAGGAGTTGAAAAATGCTCCTGCCGGAACGGTAACATTAAAAGGTATTCCTAAGGACCTCAGTGAATACCAATTCAGGATTCAGGTGAGTGCTCTTGATTGTACAGGTTGTGGAAACTGTGTTGACACATGTCCTTCAAAAGAAAAAGCATTAATTATGAAACCTCTCGGAACTCAAATGGAAGAAGTAAAGAGATGGGAATATTTTGAAAAGAATGTTACATATAAAGATACAATAGTACCAAAATCACAATCCGTTAAAAACAGCCAGTTTGCTCAACCATTGTTTGAGTTTTCTGGTGCCTGCGCCGGCTGTGGAGAAACGCCATATCCTAAACTCATAACTCAGTTGTTCGGTGACAGAATGATTGTTGCAAATGCTACCGGCTGTTCTTCAATTTATGGAGGCACTGCTCCTTGTACACCTTATTCTTTTAATAAAGAAGGTAAAGGTGTTGCTTGGGCAAATTCATTGTTTGAAGATAATGCAGAATTCGGACTTGGTATTGCACTTGGTAACAGAAAAATCAGAGAAAGAATTGAAAGGTTGATGAATGAAGCCATGGACAGCAATATTTCCCCCGAAACAAAACAAGCATTCAAAGAATGGCTCGATACAAAACTTGACGGAGACAAATCAAAAGTAGCATCTGCAAAAGTTCTTGCATTACTTCAAAAAGAATCAAGTCCGCTCGCAAAACAAATACTTGATTTGAAACAATATCTTGTTAAAAAATCTGTTTGGGCATTTGGCGGCGACGGATGGGCTTATGATATTGGCTACGGTGGTTTAGACCATGTTATTGCCAGCGGCGAAGATATTAACTTGCTCGTTCTTGATACCGAAGTTTATTCAAATACAGGAGGACAAGCATCTAAATCAACTCCTATTGCTGCTGTTGCTAAATTTGCAGCTTCAGGAAAAACAATAAGGAAAAAAGATTTAGGTATGATGGGAGTTTCTTACGGCTATGTTTATGTAGCACAGGTATGCTCAGGCGCAAGTCAAAATCAATACCTGAAAGCTATCAGAGAAGCTGAAGCATTTCCGGGACCTTCGTTAATTATTGCTTATTCACCATGTATAAATCATGGATTAAGAGCAGGTATGTCAAAATCGCAGGAGCAGGGCAATCAGGCAGTGGAAAGCGGTTACTGGCATTTATATAGATATAATCCTCTTCTCGAAAAAGAAGGCAAGAATCCTTTCCAACTTGACTCAAAAGAACCAAAGTGGGAAAATTTCCAGAACTTCTTGAATTCAGAAGTTAGATTTACATCTTTGAAAAAAATGTTTCCTAAAGAAGCGGAAGAATTATTCAAAGCAGCAGCAGCAGCAGCAAAATGGCGATTTAATGTTTACAAGAAAATGGCATCTTCTTCTGAACTGATTTCTGCGAAGTAA